Proteins from one Bradyrhizobium roseum genomic window:
- a CDS encoding amidase family protein, with translation MAKKTVNKRKSGAKAAKIPAKKSAVRTTAKAQKKAASQKSAKARPPKGPVWQWTALQTASAIRSGAISSVEVVEAHIARMRDVNPKLNAVVVDLSEEALKAAKAADKALTRKTEFGPLHGVPITIKENVDYEGRPNPNGVPAQMNIIAPSDAPVVRNLKKAGAIVLGLTNTPEFSFRGFTDNPLHGLTLNPWDAEITCGGSSGGAGSAVAAGIGTIAHGNDIGGSLRWPAHCNGVVTIKPTQGRVPAFNESAAAERPMLAHLMSAQGPLARSVGDVRAALEVMSQRDPRDPWWVPAPLVGPKPKGPIKVALAKLPDDMDVDPSVRDALRQAADHLERSGYRVSDVEVPDINGVWQTWCDIIANETAMLQEAAMLKVTSPDFHAAWSGIKAKANTLDLLGWMRATAARNSHIRAWQLFFEEYPVVLAPTTVKPTPGPREDAISAERTRELFWNDLRFISAINVLGLPGAVVPVALHDGHPIGVQLIAGRYREDLALDAAAAIEKRAGPLVPRLWEKMA, from the coding sequence ATGGCAAAGAAAACCGTCAACAAGCGGAAGAGCGGCGCGAAGGCAGCGAAGATACCGGCGAAAAAATCCGCCGTCCGCACGACCGCAAAAGCACAGAAGAAAGCGGCCTCTCAAAAGTCCGCCAAAGCCCGCCCGCCCAAGGGACCGGTCTGGCAATGGACGGCGCTGCAGACCGCATCCGCCATCCGCTCCGGGGCGATTTCCTCGGTCGAAGTTGTCGAAGCGCACATCGCGCGCATGCGCGACGTCAATCCGAAACTCAATGCGGTCGTCGTCGATCTGTCGGAGGAAGCGCTGAAGGCGGCAAAAGCCGCGGACAAGGCCCTGACAAGAAAGACCGAGTTCGGCCCGCTGCACGGCGTGCCCATCACGATCAAGGAAAACGTCGACTATGAAGGGCGGCCCAACCCCAACGGGGTGCCCGCGCAGATGAACATTATCGCCCCCTCCGATGCGCCTGTTGTCCGCAACCTCAAGAAGGCCGGTGCGATCGTGCTCGGCCTGACCAACACGCCCGAGTTTTCATTCCGCGGCTTCACCGATAACCCGCTGCACGGGTTGACGCTGAACCCGTGGGATGCCGAGATCACCTGCGGCGGCTCGTCGGGCGGCGCAGGTAGTGCGGTGGCCGCCGGAATCGGCACGATCGCGCATGGCAACGACATCGGCGGCTCGCTGCGCTGGCCGGCGCATTGCAACGGCGTCGTCACCATCAAGCCGACGCAGGGCCGTGTCCCCGCTTTTAACGAGAGCGCCGCGGCCGAGCGGCCGATGCTGGCGCATCTGATGTCGGCGCAAGGGCCGCTGGCGCGCAGCGTCGGCGACGTCCGGGCCGCGCTCGAAGTCATGAGCCAGCGCGATCCGCGCGATCCCTGGTGGGTGCCCGCGCCGCTGGTCGGGCCCAAGCCGAAAGGCCCGATCAAGGTGGCGCTGGCAAAGCTGCCCGACGATATGGATGTCGATCCCTCGGTACGCGATGCGCTGCGCCAGGCCGCCGACCATCTCGAGCGTTCGGGCTACCGCGTCAGCGACGTCGAGGTGCCCGACATCAACGGCGTCTGGCAGACTTGGTGCGACATCATCGCCAACGAGACCGCGATGCTGCAGGAAGCCGCGATGCTGAAAGTGACGTCGCCGGATTTCCATGCCGCCTGGAGCGGCATCAAGGCCAAGGCGAACACACTCGACCTCTTGGGCTGGATGCGTGCCACCGCCGCGCGCAACTCCCATATCCGGGCGTGGCAGTTGTTCTTCGAGGAGTACCCCGTGGTGCTCGCGCCGACGACGGTCAAGCCGACGCCCGGCCCACGCGAGGACGCCATCAGCGCGGAACGTACGCGCGAACTGTTCTGGAACGATCTGCGTTTCATTTCCGCCATCAATGTGCTCGGCCTGCCAGGCGCCGTCGTGCCTGTGGCACTCCATGACGGCCACCCGATCGGCGTGCAGCTGATTGCAGGGCGCTATCGTGAGGACCTCGCGCTCGATGCGGCGGCGGCGATCGAGAAGCGCGCGGGACCGCTGGTGCCCCGGCTGTGGGAGAAGATGGCCTGA
- a CDS encoding Arc family DNA-binding protein → MARKKAAQPETITSAARPTKKATATGGTTDRIQFRLPQGMRDRLVGAAAANGHSLNEEIIQRLTQSLERDEMQKLSDRLKAQGDRLAKFEGEIAAIVGQLRLRNE, encoded by the coding sequence GTGGCCAGGAAAAAGGCAGCCCAACCGGAGACAATCACGTCTGCCGCACGTCCTACCAAGAAGGCGACGGCAACCGGCGGGACTACGGATCGGATTCAGTTCCGTCTGCCGCAGGGGATGCGGGACAGACTCGTTGGGGCGGCCGCGGCAAACGGGCACTCGCTCAACGAAGAGATCATTCAGCGGCTCACGCAGTCGCTTGAGCGCGACGAGATGCAGAAGCTGTCCGACCGTCTCAAGGCGCAGGGCGACCGCCTTGCGAAATTTGAGGGTGAAATAGCCGCCATCGTCGGGCAGCTCAGGCTGCGCAACGAGTAG
- a CDS encoding flavin-containing monooxygenase has product MAQASAAARAPETGAFDAVVVGAGFAGLYMLHRLRGLGFTARVYEAGGGVGGTWYWNRYPGARCDVESLQYSFSFSEELDQEWNWSEKYSPQPEILAYANHVADRFDLRSQIVFDTRVMAATFDEDTDSWLIETDRGDRVTAKFCIMAVGCLSAPNCPAFPGMDDFRGPIYHTGEWPHEGVDFTGLRVGVIGTGSSAIQSIPIIAQQAAQLTVFQRTATWSVPARNEALSEDYLKEAKAHYPELRAKARARPTGFYFPFNMQPALQASPEQRKEQYEAAWERGGLPFLGAYGDLLFEKAANDTIAEFARQKIRGIVKDPTTAELLCPQNVFGCKRLCVDTDYFATYNLPHVKLVDVSKTPIERFTKEGIVVDGTEYKFDAVVSATGFAAMTGAFDKINITGRGGRTLAEKWRAGPRAYLGLASVGFPNLFMITGPGSPSVLASMIQAIEQHVDWLADCLGHMRETGARSIEPLQADEDAWVAHVNDVSTVSLRSTCSSWYVGTNIPGRPRVFMPYIGGFPVYVQKCNEVMNNAYEGFVLKGARQGNTPPQVNFTERWQVPLDIEVISPAAVAAKRVPVV; this is encoded by the coding sequence ATGGCTCAGGCGAGTGCAGCAGCGCGCGCTCCTGAAACGGGGGCTTTTGACGCGGTCGTGGTCGGCGCAGGCTTTGCCGGCCTTTACATGCTGCACCGGTTGCGGGGGCTCGGCTTCACGGCGCGGGTGTACGAGGCTGGCGGCGGCGTCGGCGGGACCTGGTACTGGAATCGCTATCCCGGCGCCCGCTGCGACGTCGAGAGCCTGCAATATTCCTTCTCGTTCTCCGAAGAGCTGGACCAGGAATGGAACTGGTCGGAGAAATATTCGCCGCAGCCGGAAATCCTCGCTTACGCCAACCACGTCGCCGATCGCTTCGACCTGCGCAGCCAGATCGTGTTCGATACCCGCGTCATGGCGGCGACCTTCGACGAGGACACCGATAGCTGGCTGATCGAGACGGACCGCGGCGACCGCGTCACGGCAAAGTTCTGCATCATGGCGGTCGGCTGCCTGTCGGCGCCGAACTGCCCGGCCTTCCCCGGCATGGATGATTTCAGGGGGCCGATCTATCACACCGGTGAATGGCCGCACGAGGGCGTCGACTTCACCGGCCTGCGTGTCGGGGTGATCGGCACCGGTTCGTCCGCGATCCAGTCGATCCCGATCATCGCGCAGCAGGCCGCGCAGCTTACGGTGTTCCAGCGCACCGCGACCTGGTCGGTGCCGGCGCGGAACGAAGCGCTGTCGGAGGATTATCTGAAGGAAGCCAAGGCGCATTATCCGGAATTGCGCGCCAAGGCACGCGCGCGGCCGACCGGCTTCTATTTCCCGTTCAATATGCAGCCGGCGCTGCAGGCCAGTCCGGAGCAGCGGAAGGAACAATATGAAGCGGCGTGGGAGCGCGGCGGACTTCCGTTCCTCGGCGCCTATGGCGATCTGCTGTTCGAGAAGGCGGCCAACGACACCATTGCCGAATTCGCCCGGCAGAAGATCCGCGGCATCGTGAAGGATCCCACGACCGCCGAACTGCTGTGTCCGCAGAACGTGTTCGGCTGCAAGCGGCTCTGTGTCGATACCGATTACTTTGCCACCTACAATCTGCCGCATGTGAAGCTGGTCGACGTATCGAAGACGCCGATCGAGCGCTTCACCAAAGAGGGCATCGTGGTCGACGGCACCGAATACAAGTTTGACGCCGTCGTTTCCGCGACCGGCTTTGCCGCGATGACCGGCGCGTTTGACAAGATCAACATCACCGGCCGTGGTGGCCGCACGCTCGCCGAAAAATGGCGCGCCGGCCCGCGCGCCTATCTCGGCCTCGCCTCGGTGGGCTTTCCGAATCTGTTCATGATCACCGGTCCCGGCAGCCCCTCGGTGCTGGCGAGCATGATCCAGGCGATCGAGCAGCATGTCGACTGGCTGGCCGATTGCCTCGGCCATATGCGCGAGACCGGCGCCCGCAGTATCGAGCCGTTGCAGGCCGATGAGGACGCCTGGGTGGCGCACGTCAACGACGTCTCGACGGTGTCGCTGCGCTCGACCTGCAGTTCCTGGTATGTCGGGACCAACATTCCGGGACGGCCGCGCGTGTTCATGCCCTATATCGGCGGCTTCCCGGTCTATGTGCAGAAGTGCAATGAAGTGATGAACAACGCCTATGAGGGCTTTGTGCTCAAGGGCGCCCGCCAGGGCAATACGCCGCCGCAGGTGAATTTCACCGAACGCTGGCAGGTGCCGCTCGACATCGAGGTGATTTCGCCGGCCGCCGTGGCCGCAAAGCGCGTACCCGTCGTTTGA
- a CDS encoding SDR family oxidoreductase: protein MQVTGKVVVVTGGGNGIGKAMCEAFHRAGAAKVVVVDLDHAAAEKVAASIGGAAFKCDVGKETDILHVIEETERQFGPIALFCSNAGIGGGFDPLSVNAGGSSDEPWQRSWAIHVMAHVYAARHLIPRMKARGGGYFLNTISAAGLLSQVGSPAYSTTKHAAVGFAENLAISHKADNIKVSILCPQGVDTNMLRSIPKGPQSGDGDLSPEQVAQDVLQGLEAETFVILPHPQVLGYMRKKTENYDRWISGMAKIQAKMREAYGK, encoded by the coding sequence ATGCAGGTGACCGGCAAAGTCGTGGTTGTCACCGGTGGCGGCAACGGCATCGGCAAGGCGATGTGCGAGGCCTTTCATCGCGCAGGTGCCGCCAAGGTGGTCGTCGTCGATCTCGATCATGCCGCCGCCGAAAAGGTCGCCGCCTCGATCGGCGGGGCCGCCTTTAAATGCGACGTCGGCAAGGAAACCGACATCCTTCACGTCATCGAGGAGACCGAGCGCCAGTTCGGCCCGATCGCGCTGTTCTGCTCCAATGCCGGCATCGGCGGCGGCTTCGATCCGCTGTCGGTGAATGCCGGCGGCAGCTCCGACGAGCCGTGGCAGCGAAGCTGGGCGATCCATGTCATGGCGCATGTCTATGCGGCGCGGCATTTGATCCCGCGCATGAAGGCGCGCGGCGGCGGTTATTTCCTCAACACGATTTCGGCGGCGGGTCTGCTGTCGCAGGTCGGCAGCCCGGCCTATTCGACCACCAAGCATGCCGCGGTCGGCTTTGCCGAGAACCTCGCAATCTCGCACAAGGCCGACAACATCAAGGTTTCCATCCTTTGTCCGCAGGGCGTCGACACCAACATGCTGCGGTCGATCCCGAAGGGCCCGCAATCCGGCGATGGCGACCTGTCGCCGGAGCAGGTGGCGCAGGACGTGCTGCAGGGGCTGGAAGCGGAAACGTTTGTCATTCTGCCGCACCCGCAGGTGCTCGGCTACATGCGCAAGAAAACCGAGAATTACGACCGCTGGATATCAGGCATGGCGAAGATCCAGGCGAAGATGCGGGAAGCTTACGGGAAATGA
- a CDS encoding FAS1-like dehydratase domain-containing protein — protein sequence MTASAEKLDLDHLRQWIGRGAEATDVVTAQLVKGLRATLFQDIGEPKAGDAAPWTTHWCLAQPVFPMSMLGPDGHPTRGGFLPPVPLPRRMWAGGEIEFIEPLRVGDESTRTSRISDVTLKTGSTGSLCFVSVEHTVTTPRGVAIRERQDIVYRDMGGTTPAAPPKAPPPAPMAKHRETHVSDPVLLFRYSALTFNGHRIHYDRDYVTKVEGYPGLIFHGPLQAALIVEFAAKLRGGIAPKKFSYRGVQPLFEGGEFSINANETAAGMDLWIANAEGQPTMKGTASW from the coding sequence ATGACCGCATCAGCCGAAAAACTCGACCTCGACCATCTGCGCCAATGGATCGGCCGCGGCGCGGAAGCGACCGACGTCGTTACCGCGCAGCTCGTGAAGGGCCTGCGCGCGACGCTGTTCCAGGACATCGGCGAGCCCAAGGCGGGTGATGCCGCGCCGTGGACCACGCACTGGTGCCTGGCGCAACCGGTGTTTCCGATGTCGATGCTCGGCCCCGACGGCCACCCGACCCGCGGCGGCTTCCTGCCGCCGGTGCCGTTGCCGCGCCGGATGTGGGCGGGCGGCGAGATCGAATTCATCGAACCGCTGCGCGTCGGCGACGAATCGACGCGGACCTCGCGGATCTCGGACGTGACCCTGAAAACCGGTTCGACCGGCTCGCTGTGCTTCGTCTCGGTCGAGCATACCGTGACGACGCCACGGGGCGTCGCGATCCGCGAACGCCAGGACATCGTCTACCGCGACATGGGCGGCACAACGCCTGCTGCACCGCCAAAGGCCCCTCCGCCGGCCCCGATGGCCAAACATCGCGAAACCCATGTCAGCGATCCCGTGCTGCTGTTTCGCTACTCGGCGCTGACTTTCAACGGCCACCGCATCCACTACGACCGCGACTACGTCACCAAGGTCGAGGGCTATCCGGGCCTGATCTTCCACGGTCCCCTGCAGGCCGCGCTGATCGTCGAATTCGCCGCCAAACTGCGCGGCGGCATTGCGCCGAAGAAGTTCAGCTATCGCGGCGTGCAGCCGCTGTTCGAAGGCGGCGAGTTCTCGATCAACGCCAACGAGACCGCCGCCGGCATGGATCTGTGGATCGCGAATGCCGAGGGCCAGCCGACCATGAAGGGCACGGCGAGCTGGTAA
- a CDS encoding dihydrodipicolinate synthase family protein has translation MSRHPDFVPHGVIPAVLLPFHDDLSIDEQSFRVHLRDIAAVLGLSAITVNAHSTEVASCTADEQRRVMEIAGEEVGGKLPIIHGIWADGSLEAARIARRAEAGGASAILVFPPAPFTLGQTAEMALAHFKAIADATDLPMIVFQYPLATGQGYPAATLERLFDEIPTIRAIKDWTPQVPQHEAHIRALQGRARPINVLSTNSAWLLSSLVLGCNGLLSGSGSVIADLQARLFRAVKANDLAEARRLNDRIYPTARVFYADPFVDMHNRMKEALVLLGKLPRAVVRPPLVKISDGEIARIRDALIEAGLLDVRAATGRNAA, from the coding sequence ATGAGCCGCCATCCCGATTTCGTACCTCACGGCGTCATCCCGGCGGTGCTGTTGCCGTTCCATGACGATCTGTCGATCGACGAACAAAGCTTCCGCGTCCATTTGCGCGATATCGCCGCGGTGCTGGGATTGTCGGCCATCACGGTCAACGCCCACTCCACCGAAGTCGCCTCGTGCACGGCGGACGAACAGCGCCGCGTCATGGAGATCGCCGGCGAGGAAGTCGGCGGCAAGCTGCCGATCATTCACGGTATCTGGGCGGACGGCAGCCTGGAGGCGGCGCGGATTGCCCGCCGCGCCGAGGCCGGCGGCGCTTCCGCGATACTGGTGTTTCCGCCGGCGCCCTTCACCCTCGGCCAGACGGCCGAGATGGCGCTGGCCCATTTCAAGGCCATCGCCGATGCCACCGATCTGCCTATGATCGTATTCCAGTATCCGCTGGCCACCGGCCAGGGTTACCCGGCGGCGACGCTGGAGCGGCTGTTCGACGAAATTCCGACCATCCGTGCCATCAAGGACTGGACGCCACAAGTGCCGCAGCACGAAGCCCACATCCGGGCGTTGCAGGGTCGCGCGCGTCCGATCAACGTGCTGTCGACCAACAGCGCATGGCTGTTGAGCTCGCTGGTGCTCGGTTGCAACGGGCTGCTCTCCGGCAGCGGCAGCGTCATCGCCGATCTCCAGGCCAGGCTGTTCCGCGCCGTCAAGGCCAACGATCTGGCGGAAGCGCGCCGGCTGAACGACCGGATCTATCCCACGGCCCGCGTGTTCTACGCCGATCCTTTTGTCGACATGCACAACCGCATGAAGGAAGCGCTGGTGCTGCTTGGCAAGCTGCCCCGCGCGGTGGTGCGTCCGCCGCTGGTGAAGATATCGGACGGGGAAATCGCCCGGATCAGGGACGCGCTGATCGAGGCAGGATTGCTCGACGTCAGAGCCGCGACGGGACGCAACGCCGCATAA
- a CDS encoding acyl-CoA dehydrogenase family protein gives MTASEQQDEFHDIRDAVAKLCAQFPGEYWRKLDRQMAYPKEFVDALTEAGYLSVLIPEEYGGSGLKLSAAAAILEEIQRAGCNGGGCHAQMYTMGTVLRHGNDAQKTQYLPGIASGKLRLQAFGVTEPTSGTDTSSLKTVAKRDGDHYVVNGQKIWTSRAEHSDLMILLARTTPKDQAKKRTDGLSVFIVDMREAKGNGLEIRPIRTMMNHATTEVFFTDMKVPAENLIGEEGKGFRYILSGMNAERILIAAECIGDAKWFIAKATNYAKERAVFGRPIGMNQGIQFPIAKAYAQMRAAELMVKEATRKYEAGLDCGAEANMAKMLAADASWEAANACVQTHGGFGFAEEYDVERKFRETRLYQVAPISTNLILSYVAEHVLGLPRSY, from the coding sequence ATGACCGCATCAGAACAGCAAGACGAATTCCACGACATCCGCGACGCCGTCGCCAAGCTCTGCGCCCAGTTCCCGGGCGAATACTGGCGCAAGCTCGATCGCCAGATGGCGTATCCGAAGGAGTTCGTCGATGCGCTGACGGAGGCCGGCTACCTCTCGGTCCTGATCCCCGAGGAATATGGCGGCTCCGGGCTGAAGCTGTCGGCCGCGGCCGCGATCCTGGAAGAGATCCAGCGCGCCGGCTGCAACGGCGGCGGCTGCCACGCCCAGATGTACACGATGGGCACCGTGCTCCGGCACGGCAACGACGCCCAGAAGACGCAGTATCTGCCCGGGATCGCCAGCGGCAAATTGCGGCTGCAGGCATTCGGCGTCACCGAGCCGACCAGCGGCACCGACACCTCCTCGCTGAAGACCGTCGCCAAGCGCGACGGCGACCACTACGTCGTCAACGGCCAGAAGATCTGGACCAGCCGCGCCGAACATTCCGACCTGATGATCCTGCTGGCGCGCACCACGCCGAAGGATCAGGCCAAGAAGCGCACCGATGGGCTTTCCGTGTTCATCGTCGACATGCGCGAGGCCAAGGGCAACGGCCTCGAGATCCGTCCGATCCGCACCATGATGAACCACGCCACGACAGAAGTGTTCTTCACGGACATGAAGGTGCCTGCCGAGAACCTGATCGGCGAGGAGGGCAAGGGCTTTCGCTACATCCTCTCCGGCATGAATGCCGAGCGTATCCTGATCGCGGCCGAATGCATCGGCGACGCCAAATGGTTCATCGCCAAGGCGACTAACTACGCCAAGGAACGCGCGGTGTTCGGCCGCCCGATCGGCATGAACCAAGGCATCCAGTTCCCGATCGCCAAGGCCTATGCCCAGATGCGGGCGGCCGAACTGATGGTCAAGGAAGCCACCCGCAAATACGAGGCCGGACTGGATTGCGGCGCCGAGGCGAACATGGCCAAGATGCTGGCGGCCGATGCCTCCTGGGAAGCAGCCAATGCCTGCGTGCAGACCCATGGCGGCTTCGGCTTTGCGGAAGAATACGACGTCGAGCGCAAGTTCCGCGAAACGCGGCTCTATCAGGTGGCGCCGATCTCGACCAATCTGATCCTGTCCTACGTCGCCGAGCATGTGCTCGGCCTGCCCCGCTCCTACTGA
- a CDS encoding CaiB/BaiF CoA transferase family protein — MLPLEGLIVVSVEQAVAAPFCSSRLADAGAHVIKIERPEGDFARGYDAAAKGQSSYFVWLNRGKNSQVVDLATKEGRSELEQLIASADVLLQNLKPGSMDKLGFSLARLRKDYPALICCTISGYGDTGPYAERKAYDLLIQAESGLASITGGPEGPSRVGISVVDIATGATAHASILEALIARGRTGKGADIRISMFDVMADWMAVPLINSEAGNPPKRMALAHPSIAPYGVFNSKDGKGILISIQSEREWKKLCAEVLGQPDLPNDPRFANMVERVKNRALTDKTVADSFASMDRIDLLKRLDEADIAFAEVNTMADLAAHPHLRRIEVDTPKGKVSYAAPAAIFVGEDRHYGPVPAIGEHAEFPAARKKA; from the coding sequence ATGCTGCCGCTAGAGGGATTGATCGTCGTCTCCGTCGAACAGGCCGTTGCCGCGCCGTTCTGCAGTTCGCGGCTGGCGGATGCCGGTGCGCATGTCATCAAGATCGAACGCCCCGAAGGCGATTTTGCCCGCGGCTACGACGCTGCGGCAAAAGGCCAGAGCAGCTATTTCGTCTGGCTCAACCGCGGCAAGAACTCGCAGGTGGTCGACCTCGCTACCAAGGAAGGCCGCTCCGAACTCGAACAGCTGATCGCGAGCGCCGACGTGCTGCTGCAGAACCTCAAGCCCGGCTCGATGGACAAGCTCGGCTTCTCGCTGGCGCGGCTGCGCAAGGATTATCCGGCGCTGATCTGCTGCACGATCTCCGGCTATGGCGACACCGGCCCCTATGCCGAGCGCAAGGCCTATGACCTGCTGATCCAGGCCGAGAGCGGCCTGGCCTCGATCACCGGCGGCCCGGAAGGCCCGTCCCGCGTCGGCATCTCCGTCGTCGATATCGCGACCGGCGCCACCGCGCATGCGTCCATCCTCGAGGCGCTGATCGCGCGCGGTCGCACCGGCAAGGGCGCCGACATTCGCATCTCCATGTTCGACGTGATGGCCGACTGGATGGCGGTGCCGCTGATCAATTCGGAGGCCGGCAACCCGCCGAAGCGGATGGCGCTGGCCCATCCCTCGATCGCGCCTTACGGCGTGTTCAATTCAAAAGACGGCAAGGGCATCCTGATCTCGATCCAGAGCGAGCGCGAGTGGAAAAAACTCTGCGCCGAGGTGCTCGGTCAGCCCGACCTGCCGAACGATCCGCGTTTTGCGAACATGGTCGAGCGGGTCAAGAACCGTGCGCTGACTGACAAGACGGTGGCAGACAGCTTCGCGTCGATGGACCGCATCGACTTGCTGAAGCGACTCGACGAGGCCGACATCGCATTTGCCGAAGTGAACACCATGGCCGACCTCGCCGCGCATCCACACCTCAGGCGTATCGAGGTCGACACGCCAAAGGGCAAGGTGAGCTATGCCGCGCCGGCGGCGATCTTCGTCGGCGAAGACAGGCACTATGGCCCCGTGCCCGCGATCGGCGAGCATGCCGAATTTCCCGCAGCCCGCAAAAAGGCCTGA
- the mdlC gene encoding benzoylformate decarboxylase: MSSRKSAKTVSATLTVKEATFGLLRAFGIKRVFGNPGSTELPFLSDWPDDIDYVLGLQEASVVGMADGYAQATRNAGFVNLHSGAGVGNALGNIYTAHRNQTPLVITAGQQARSILPLQAFLYADRASEFPRPYVKYSVEPARAEDVPAAIARAYYVAMQPPCGPTFVSIPIDDWTRPAQPIEARHVSRELGPEPEAMKAMVAALAASKRPALVVGPGVDRAGAVDLMVQVAEKAKAAVWVSPFSARCSFPERHPQFAGFLHASPGQLSDALRDHDLVVVIGAPVFTFHVEGHAAIFDGATTIFQITDDPDAAAVTPSGASIVATMKPALSMLLDLLPESKRAIPSRRTLPPAPAAADPLPVEFLLHSLSEAMPANAVLVEEAPSHRPAMQKFMPMRGQDSFYTMSSGGLGYSLPAAVGMALGRPATRIVCLIGDGSAMYSIQALWTAARRNLPLTVIVINNAGYGAMRSFSQVMQVRNVPGLELPGIDFVKLAEGMGCHAVRVTKSSELAGALKDGLSHDGTSLIEVMVDSAVPLLYAQKG; encoded by the coding sequence ATGTCATCGCGCAAGTCAGCCAAAACCGTGAGCGCCACGCTCACCGTCAAGGAAGCCACCTTCGGCCTGCTGCGTGCGTTCGGCATCAAGCGCGTGTTCGGCAATCCAGGCTCGACCGAACTGCCGTTCCTCAGCGACTGGCCCGACGACATCGACTACGTGCTCGGCCTGCAGGAGGCCAGCGTCGTCGGCATGGCCGACGGCTATGCGCAGGCCACCCGTAACGCTGGCTTCGTCAACCTGCATTCCGGCGCCGGTGTCGGCAATGCGCTCGGCAATATCTATACCGCGCACCGCAACCAGACGCCGCTGGTGATCACGGCCGGCCAGCAGGCGCGCTCGATCCTGCCGCTGCAGGCCTTTCTCTACGCCGACCGCGCCTCGGAGTTTCCGCGGCCCTATGTCAAATACAGCGTCGAGCCGGCGCGCGCCGAAGACGTGCCAGCGGCGATCGCGCGCGCCTATTACGTCGCGATGCAGCCGCCCTGCGGGCCGACCTTCGTCTCGATACCGATCGACGACTGGACACGCCCGGCGCAGCCGATCGAGGCCCGCCACGTCAGCCGCGAACTCGGCCCCGAGCCGGAGGCGATGAAGGCGATGGTGGCCGCGCTCGCGGCGAGCAAGCGCCCTGCCCTCGTCGTCGGACCCGGCGTCGACCGCGCCGGCGCCGTTGACCTAATGGTGCAGGTCGCGGAGAAGGCCAAGGCGGCCGTCTGGGTCAGCCCGTTCTCGGCGCGCTGCTCATTCCCGGAACGGCATCCGCAATTCGCGGGTTTTCTGCACGCCTCGCCGGGACAGCTATCGGACGCGCTGCGCGATCATGACCTCGTCGTCGTGATCGGCGCACCGGTGTTCACCTTCCATGTCGAGGGACATGCCGCGATCTTCGACGGCGCCACCACGATCTTCCAGATCACCGACGATCCGGACGCCGCCGCGGTGACGCCGTCGGGCGCCAGCATCGTCGCCACCATGAAGCCGGCGCTCTCGATGCTGCTCGACCTGCTGCCGGAATCAAAGCGCGCCATACCTTCGCGCCGCACGCTGCCGCCGGCGCCCGCCGCCGCCGATCCGCTGCCGGTGGAATTTCTGCTGCACTCCTTGTCCGAGGCGATGCCGGCCAATGCCGTGCTGGTGGAAGAAGCCCCCTCGCATCGCCCGGCGATGCAAAAATTCATGCCGATGCGCGGCCAGGACAGTTTTTACACCATGTCGAGCGGCGGCCTCGGCTACAGCCTGCCCGCCGCGGTCGGCATGGCGCTGGGACGGCCGGCGACCCGCATCGTCTGCCTGATCGGCGACGGGTCGGCGATGTATTCGATCCAGGCACTGTGGACCGCGGCCCGACGCAACCTGCCGCTCACGGTGATCGTCATCAACAATGCCGGCTATGGCGCGATGCGGTCGTTCAGCCAGGTGATGCAGGTGCGCAACGTGCCGGGGCTCGAACTGCCCGGCATCGATTTCGTCAAACTCGCCGAAGGCATGGGCTGCCACGCCGTGCGGGTGACGAAGTCATCCGAACTCGCGGGCGCACTCAAGGACGGGCTGTCGCATGACGGCACCAGCCTGATCGAGGTGATGGTGGATTCGGCGGTGCCGCTGCTCTACGCGCAGAAGGGGTGA